One Lasioglossum baleicum chromosome 6, iyLasBale1, whole genome shotgun sequence genomic window carries:
- the LOC143209557 gene encoding ninjurin-A, whose translation MDLLKHNGDEILYMDDLTDEVSQPLTSKELEAVTIRPRLGSLLETDNTNNPRPTSGPEIDDLEPEGKPPIGFDHRGIDDGLLPEDPRTPLPFFPMVPPLQPTPDVNIYQHKKTLAQGMMDLALLSANANQLRYVLQTDGGHPYFYPSLVMIGASLFLQIAVGIGLIWNSRYNVKDTAQMCKAERANNWTVIGIFLVTILNVFISSFGVVDGVSVALSTT comes from the coding sequence ATGGATCTTTTGAAGCACAACGGTGATGAGATTCTGTACATGGATGATCTCACGGACGAGGTGTCTCAACCGTTGACGTCCAAGGAACTGGAAGCCGTTACTATTAGACCTCGACTGGGTTCTTTGTTGGAGACAGACAACACGAACAACCCTCGGCCAACTTCTGGACCGGAAATCGACGATCTCGAGCCGGAAGGAAAACCACCGATCGGGTTCGATCACCGAGGGATAGACGATGGCTTGCTGCCAGAGGATCCTCGGACGCCGCTGCCATTTTTCCCGATGGTGCCTCCGCTCCAGCCCACTCCCGACGTCAACATTTACCAGCACAAAAAGACGCTAGCCCAAGGGATGATGGACCTGGCTCTCCTGTCCGCGAACGCCAATCAATTGCGTTACGTTCTACAGACCGACGGAGGACATCCGTACTTCTATCCGTCGTTGGTCATGATAGGCGCCAGTCTATTTCTTCAGATCGCAGTGGGAATCGGTCTGATCTGGAACAGCAGATACAACGTGAAAGACACCGCTCAAATGTGTAAAGCTGAACGAGCGAATAATTGGACAGTGATCGGCATATTTCTAGTGACCATTCTCAATGTGTTTA
- the LOC143209552 gene encoding LOW QUALITY PROTEIN: uncharacterized protein LOC143209552 (The sequence of the model RefSeq protein was modified relative to this genomic sequence to represent the inferred CDS: substituted 1 base at 1 genomic stop codon) yields the protein MKTQKCCVHCPGKLVTSSSANEFHECCQPKYVTGNLRIPSLTEHVSDCPKRRETEKDPEEDSPKGIDDRRPPCYEHFALAKKLHAENLDHQPLPDKVDDLVFKNMGPERSXRRSSGRRCNREDRASGSAKAYGPVLGCKEPKTKMDLAICWETPIDPVYEPRRPSHIDGSEGGLAPAIFTLVHRTPSSTSSLRSVQVAAKNDERRENSCSRSRGEVDGKGRRCCDCLCERLDGVSISKRKEEEERSPHPRRARFRKCVACEPRNFADDPRLIKSAVGLALGIEKREDQRKKATVPRPRTPFAKRSFRIDTLAPPFSVVNGCRSADYPEHWRLMSVYQQSYRNPQKRRNYRC from the coding sequence ATGAAGACTCAGAAGTGTTGCGTCCATTGCCCAGGGAAGCTGGTAACTTCGTCGTCGGCCAATGAGTTTCACGAATGCTGCCAGCCCAAGTACGTCACCGGGAACCTGAGAATACCTTCCTTAACCGAGCACGTTTCGGACTGCCCGAAGAGGAGAGAGACCGAGAAAGATCCCGAAGAGGACTCGCCGAAGGGAATCGATGATCGACGACCACCTTGCTACGAGCACTTCGCCTTGGCGAAAAAATTACACGCGGAGAACTTGGACCATCAGCCTCTGCCGGACAAGGTCGACGACCTCGTGTTCAAGAACATGGGCCCGGAGAGGTCCTGACGACGTTCGAGCGGAAGGCGCTGCAACCGCGAAGATCGAGCGAGCGGATCTGCCAAAGCGTACGGGCCGGTTTTAGGTTGCAAGGAGCCGAAGACGAAGATGGACTTGGCGATTTGTTGGGAAACCCCGATAGATCCGGTGTACGAACCGCGCAGACCCAGCCACATCGACGGCTCGGAGGGTGGGCTAGCTCCAGCCATCTTCACGTTGGTTCACCGAACTCCGAGCTCGACGAGTTCTCTTCGCTCGGTTCAAGTTGCCGCGAAAAACGACGAGCGTCGCGAGAACAGTTGCTCGAGGAGTAGAGGAGAGGTCGACGGCAAAGGAAGACGTTGTTGCGACTGTCTCTGCGAGAGACTCGATGGAGTCAGTATATCAAAAAGGAAGGAAGAAGAGGAACGAAGTCCACATCCTCGAAGAGCTCGTTTTAGGAAGTGCGTCGCCTGCGAGCCAAGAAATTTCGCGGACGACCCTAGACTGATCAAGTCGGCCGTAGGTTTGGCTCTAGGTATCGAAAAGAGGGAAGATCAAAGGAAGAAAGCCACGGTACCGAGACCCAGGACTCCTTTCGCCAAGCGGTCCTTCCGTATCGATACATTGGCTCCTCCGTTCAGCGTAGTAAACGGCTGTAGAAGTGCCGACTACCCGGAACACTGGAGACTCATGTCGGTTTATCAACAATCTTACCGGAACCCGCAGAAACGGAGAAATTATCGTTGTTAG
- the LOC143209564 gene encoding potassium/sodium hyperpolarization-activated cyclic nucleotide-gated channel 1 has protein sequence MDLMAYVPHFSEAPNVERSPVLQHVCEQPKEDDHVEDIIKGNSVRAKVARWFLRKRILSREHHLTHWSLKSTTAVNYEIARHVKSHPYMIHPFSSFSIFWEQFMTVFTIVALLVTPVSISFYFQIHNEWRKIIDTINVVFWCDIVLWFFTGYYDYRTKVIVLDPKIVALKYLKSYFLIDMLTSLPISFGNVIRPQWMWYCTTLNMMKFLRIRNVVVYSRRLHGVYRLSYQAFKIVETIMIVGLSIHWAACFQYYVPISVEYLGTLSSQSWINSEFFRTKKTKTEKYLVCLNRAITALVRSAHYLDMKTPEDMVLNLVLTIIGFIGFVYLITQFSHLLTTFHITIKRHLKIIQQLQEYMRYKELPQALQRRLLVYYRYRNKKRFERNKKIIEEVSPYLREELILHNYLSLVSNVKLFQHLPESVIAQLTSALRSEIYMSGDKIVKAGTRGESLYFITSGTVAVYTATGKEVCHLEDGSYFGEIALVMESELRIATVIAVETCEICVLERDDFRRYISRYPDLLNRLQNVALQNLEEGPGLEDACDLDNTIRLQYINISSIKRHRKHVNIPDHE, from the exons ATGGATTTAATGGCTTACGTGCCTCATTTTTCAGAGGCGCCAAATGTCGAA CGTTCACCGGTGCTCCAACATGTTTGCGAACAACCGAAAGAGGATGACCACGTAGAAGACATAATAAAGGGCAACTCGGTTCGAGCGAAAGTAGCTCGATGGTTCTTACGAAAACGAATTTTATCGCGGGAACATCACTTGACGCACTGGAGCTTAAAAAGCACGACCGCAGTGAATTACGAGATCGCGAGACACGTGAAATCCCATCCCTATATGATTCACCCTTTCAGTTCGTTCAG CATATTCTGGGAACAGTTCATGACGGTGTTCACGATTGTAGCTCTTTTGGTGACGCCTGTGTCGATCTCATTTTACTTCCAGATACACAATGAATGGCGCAAGATTATCGATACGATAAACGTTGTGTTTTGGTGCGACATTGTGCTGTGGTTCTTCACGGGCTATTACGACTATCGGACGAAAGTTATAGTCCTGGATCCCAAGATAGTAGCGTT AAAGTATCTCAAGAGTTATTTCCTAATAGACATGTTGACGAGTCTACCAATAAGCTTCGGGAACGTGATTCGACCTCAGTGGATGTGGTACTGCACCACTCTGAACATGATGAAGTTCTTACGAATCCGCAACGTGGTCGTCTACTCCCGTCGACTCCATGGT GTGTACCGGTTAAGCTATCAAGCGTTCAAGATCGTGGAAACGATCATGATCGTCGGGTTGAGTATACATTGGGCCGCTTGCTTCCAGTACTACGTTCCCATTAGCGTGGAATATCTGGGCACCTTGAGCAGCCA ATCTTGGATCAATTCAGAATTTTTCCGGACCAAGAAAACCAAGACGGAGAAATATCTTGTGTGCTTGAACCGCGCGATCACCGCGTTGGTTCGTTCCGCGCATTATCTGGACATGAAGACACCGGAAGATATGGTGTTGAACTTGGTCCTGACTATAATCGGGTTTATCGGTTTCGTGTATTTGATAA CCCAATTCTCACATTTGCTGACGACATTCCACATAACGATCAAGCGTCACCTGAAGATTATACAGCAGTTACAAGAATACATGCGATACAAGGAGCTCCCACAAGCTCTGCAACGTCGTTTGCTAGTATACTACAGGTACCGGAACAAGAAACGCTTCGAAAGGAATAAAAAGATTATAGAGGAGGTGTCGCCCTACTTGAGAGAG GAGTTGATTTTGCACAATTATCTGAGCCTAGTCAGCAACGTGAAACTGTTCCAGCATCTGCCCGAGAGCGTGATCGCGCAGTTGACCAGCGCGTTGCGCTCGGAGATCTATATGAGCGGTGATAAGATCGTTAAGGCTGGCACGCGCGGCGAGTCCCTCTATTTCATCACTTCCGGCACGGTAGCGGTTTACACTGCTACGGGAAAAGAA GTCTGCCATCTGGAGGACGGAAGCTACTTCGGGGAGATCGCATTGGTGATGGAGAGCGAATTGAGGATCGCTACCGTGATAGCGGTGGAGACCTGCGAGATCTGCGTGTTGGAACGTGACGACTTCCGCCGGTACATATCCAGATATCCGGATCTGTTGAACCGTTTACAAAACGTAGCCCTCCAGAACTTGGAGGAAGGCCCGGGTCTGGAAGATGCTTGCGATCTGGATAACACCATCAGGCTTCAATACATCAATATAAGCAGCATCAAGCGCCATCGAAAACATGTCAACATTCCGGACCACGAATAA
- the LOC143209544 gene encoding uncharacterized protein LOC143209544, with protein sequence MPVWDHYGPYMKSLVLVCCDLNEKMLVQILKCCSSLRVLRINACRECLMSGKLLEDENDIKELSETFKNLRELSLDYNRFLSDLLFARLVSCCSNVESLNLTGCQMSFHSGLYRKFYPQNCKQLPQASSFVLTFLNTLHYLKRQAHRLKHLNFGYTLIDGAALTTLAALEGLKLESMILQGCYHLTIDGIRGLTQYQTCLKVLDISFCVRITDASLLCICKNLPKLETFKIKRCRAVTDNGVKYIRLLKNLKELDISEMEQLTGDCITRGLCSSRCMDDKLEENIELANVNHRSTGEDYDEGKTVQKKNMQILYANALHLQEESIECISRSFPNLRVLELSYCFSGVTDRTIQMIFKELVHLETLKISHCDKVSDAGLTGMGAGSNECVENIQVVYKPEFTETRLRISLRSRAEEEIVRDADRKREVMKLCENVSRPLDIKSLFSLNRLKHLRELDLSGCNRITDVSLKHAFAFPELKILNLSQCQQVTHVGLDYLSRNNPAIEDLNLNQCHNISDIGILYLVQRLHRLKRLLIQACSQLTNRTLDSIKVYCKSLHYLDTRYCRGMTVAGLESLTHLYVDCNKHMEDLDIVSAGNEALPPPAPPLPSLPSLP encoded by the exons ATGCCGGTGTGGGACCATTATGGACCTTACATGAAGAGTCTTGTACTG GTGTGCTGTGATCTAAACGAGAAGATGCTCGTACAAATTCTGAAATGCTGTAGTTCTTTAAGAGTATTACGTATAAATGCCTGCAGAGAATGCCTGATGTCCGGCAAACTTTTGGAGGATGAGAACGACATAAAAGAGCTCTCGGAGACGTTTAAAAACCTGCGAGAACTTAGTCTCGATTACAATAGATTCTTAAGCGATCTTCTATTTGCTAGATTAGTTTCTTGTTGCTCGAACGTGGAGTCTTTGAATCTCACGGGTTGCCAAATGTCTTTCCACAGCGGATTATACAGAAAGTTTTATCCCCAGAACTGTAAACAGCTACCACAAGCGTCCAGCTTTGTTCTGACATTTTTGAATACGTTGCATTATTTGAAACGACAAGCTCACAGATTGAAGCATTTGAATTTTGGGTACACTCTGATCGACGGAGCGGCCTTGACTACTTTGGCAGCTTTGGAGGGTTTGAAACTGGAGTCGATGATACTGCAAGGTTGCTATCACTTGACTATCGACGGCATCCGAGGTCTTACTCAATATCAAACATGCCTGAAAGTCCTTGATATTAGTTTCTGCGTGCGAATCACGGACGCCAGCTTGCTTTGTATCTGCAAGAACCTACCGAAGCTAGAAACGTTCAAGATAAAAAGGTGTCGCGCGGTCACCGACAACGGAGTAAAGTACATTCGGCTACTGAAAAACCTGAAGGAACTCGACATCTCGGAGATGGAACAACTTACCGGGGACTGCATAACTCGTGGACTTTGTTCGAGTCGCTGTATGGACGACAAACTCGAGGAAAACATTGAACTGGCGAACGTAAATCATAGATCTACCGGTGAGGATTATGACGAGGGAAAGActgtacaaaagaaaaacatgcAGATACTCTATGCGAACGCGTTGCACCTGCAGGAAGAATCGATCGAGTGCATATCCAGGTCGTTTCCTAATTTGAGAGTACTCGAGCTCAGTTATTGCTTTAGCGGTGTTACAGATAGAACGATACAG ATGATATTCAAGGAGCTTGTACATTTGGAAACATTAAAAATAAGCCATTGCGATAAGGTCAGTGACGCCGGCTTGACGGGTATGGGCGCCGGTAGCAACGAATGCGTCGAAAACATACAGGTTGTATATAAGCCAGAATTTACAGAAACCAGATTAAGAATTAGCCTAAGGTCGAGGGCCGAGGAAGAGATAGTACGCGACGCGGATCGAAAGCGAGAAGTGATGAAACTCTGCGAAAACGTATCCAGACCGTTGGACATCAAATCCCTGTTCTCGTTGAACAGGCTGAAACACCTTCGAGAATTAGACCTTTCCGGCTGCAATCGAATCACCGATGTCAGCTTAAAGCATGCGTTTGCATTCCCAGAATTGAAAATCTTAAACCTGAGCCAGTGCCAGCAG GTGACGCACGTAGGATTAGATTATTTATCGAGGAATAATCCAGCAATCGAAGACCTGAACCTGAATCAGTGTCACAATATATCGGATATTGGGATATTGTATCTGGTACAACGGCTACACAGATTGAAACGGCTTCTCATACAG GCATGCTCGCAGCTCACAAATCGTACTCTCGACTCTATTAAAGTGTACTGCAAGAGTCTTCATTATTTGGACACTCGTTATTGTCGCGGAATGACAGTGGCAGGTCTCGAAAGTTTGACGCACCTGTACGTCGACTGCAACAAACACATGGAGGATCTTGATATTGTCTCGGCTGGAAACGAGGCACTTCCACCACCAGCACCGCCTTTGCCATcgctaccttctttaccatag